One genomic segment of Caballeronia sp. TF1N1 includes these proteins:
- a CDS encoding glucosidase has product MPKSRAVNQIDTVEGSRLHSSDCPRWQRWGPYLSERQWGTVREDYSDNGTAWDYFPHDHARSRAYRWGEDGIAGFGDDKLNWCVSLALWNGADPIIKERLFGLTNEQGNHGEDVKELYFYIDGTPTHSYMRMLYKYPHAAFPYSDLIEENARRGADKPEYEVLDTGVFDDGRYFDVQVEYAKHTADDIVMRVKVENRADCAATIDVMPQMWARNTWSWKKVSDKPSLKLQTVNGVTYVAAEHGGHEQMVLTAWSPDTPDVEWLFCENETNVKRLFNMEGPGPFKDGVNDYIVHEDEHAIRRDTGTRATARAHLEIAPFGTATVFMRWRPESAPDTVPLDADALFARRIAEADEFYGALQHDITDADQRLVQRQALAGMLWSKQYYQFDVTRWLDGDPLQPTPPQSRRRGRNAEWRHLCNADIVSMPDKWEYPWYASWDLAFHAAAFALIDPEFAKRQMLLLVKDRYQHPNGQLPAYEWAFGDANPPVHAWATWRVYEIDRAITGKGDRDFLELVFHKLLLNFSWWVNRKDADDRNIFQGGFLGLDNVGIFDRSSPLPTGGHIDQADGTAWMAAYALDLMRIALELAYANKVFVDIAVKFFEHFLYIAEAVSCEDDCDTGLWDGEDEFFYDKLRLPDGSNVPMRVRSIVGLIPMFAVHVLEPNVHKALPGLRDRLHWFLEHRPDLARLVSRWNIAGQGNSVLLSLLRGHRMKALLRRMLDESEFLSDHGVRALSRVHRDNPFVFYHNGDSFSVQYLPAESNSRVFGGNSNWRGPIWMPVNYLLIASLHEFHRYYGDDFRVEYPTGSGQKFSLKQIADELARRLTTLFLLDKNGERPVMAAYPQLQADPRSRDLVLFHEYFHGDNGRGVGASHQTGWSGLVALLLQPLAMGPSGVVPLAGETDAEVQEFAGAK; this is encoded by the coding sequence ATGCCGAAATCGCGCGCCGTCAATCAGATCGACACCGTCGAAGGCTCGCGTCTGCATTCGAGCGATTGCCCGCGCTGGCAACGCTGGGGACCGTATCTGAGCGAACGGCAATGGGGCACGGTGCGCGAGGATTACAGCGATAACGGCACCGCGTGGGATTACTTTCCGCACGATCACGCGCGCAGCCGGGCGTATCGCTGGGGCGAGGACGGCATCGCCGGATTCGGCGACGACAAGCTCAACTGGTGCGTCTCGCTCGCCTTGTGGAACGGCGCCGATCCAATCATCAAGGAACGGCTTTTCGGGCTCACCAACGAGCAGGGCAATCATGGCGAGGATGTGAAGGAGCTGTACTTTTACATCGACGGCACGCCGACGCACTCGTACATGCGCATGCTCTACAAGTATCCGCATGCGGCGTTTCCTTATTCCGATCTCATCGAGGAAAACGCGCGGCGCGGCGCGGACAAGCCCGAATACGAAGTGCTCGATACCGGCGTGTTCGACGATGGCCGCTACTTCGACGTGCAGGTGGAATACGCGAAGCACACGGCGGACGATATCGTCATGCGCGTGAAAGTGGAGAATCGCGCGGACTGCGCCGCTACCATCGACGTGATGCCGCAAATGTGGGCGCGCAATACGTGGTCGTGGAAGAAGGTGTCCGATAAACCCTCGCTGAAACTTCAGACGGTGAACGGCGTGACCTATGTCGCGGCGGAACACGGCGGACACGAACAGATGGTACTCACGGCATGGTCGCCGGATACGCCCGATGTCGAATGGCTCTTCTGCGAGAACGAGACCAACGTCAAGCGTCTTTTCAATATGGAGGGCCCGGGTCCGTTCAAGGATGGCGTGAACGACTACATCGTCCACGAGGACGAACACGCGATTCGCCGCGACACCGGCACGCGCGCGACGGCTCGCGCGCATCTCGAGATCGCGCCATTCGGGACGGCGACGGTGTTCATGCGCTGGCGTCCCGAATCCGCGCCCGACACCGTGCCGCTCGATGCCGACGCGCTCTTCGCGCGCCGTATCGCGGAAGCCGACGAGTTCTACGGCGCGTTGCAGCACGACATCACCGACGCCGATCAGCGGCTCGTGCAACGTCAGGCGCTGGCCGGCATGCTGTGGTCGAAGCAGTATTACCAATTCGACGTTACGCGCTGGCTCGACGGCGATCCGCTGCAGCCTACGCCGCCGCAATCGCGCCGTCGCGGGCGCAATGCGGAGTGGCGGCATCTGTGCAACGCGGACATCGTGTCGATGCCCGACAAGTGGGAATATCCGTGGTACGCGTCGTGGGATCTCGCGTTCCATGCGGCCGCCTTCGCATTGATCGATCCGGAGTTCGCCAAGCGCCAGATGCTGTTGCTCGTGAAGGACCGTTATCAGCATCCGAATGGCCAGCTGCCCGCCTACGAATGGGCTTTCGGCGACGCCAATCCGCCCGTGCACGCGTGGGCGACGTGGCGCGTCTACGAGATCGACCGCGCGATCACCGGCAAAGGCGACCGCGACTTCCTGGAACTCGTATTCCACAAGCTGCTGCTCAACTTCTCGTGGTGGGTCAACCGCAAGGACGCCGACGACCGCAACATCTTCCAGGGCGGCTTTCTCGGGCTGGATAACGTCGGCATCTTCGATCGCTCGTCGCCGCTGCCGACAGGCGGTCATATCGATCAGGCCGATGGCACCGCATGGATGGCCGCGTACGCGCTCGACCTCATGCGTATCGCGCTCGAACTGGCCTACGCGAACAAGGTGTTCGTGGATATCGCGGTGAAGTTCTTCGAGCACTTCTTGTATATCGCGGAAGCCGTGAGCTGCGAGGACGACTGCGACACGGGTTTGTGGGACGGCGAGGACGAGTTCTTCTACGACAAGCTGCGTCTGCCGGACGGCTCGAATGTACCGATGCGCGTGCGGTCCATCGTCGGGCTCATTCCCATGTTCGCCGTGCACGTGCTCGAACCGAACGTGCACAAGGCGCTGCCGGGACTGCGCGACCGGCTGCACTGGTTCCTCGAACATCGGCCGGATCTCGCGCGGCTCGTGTCGCGATGGAATATCGCGGGGCAGGGCAATAGCGTGCTGCTGTCGCTGTTGCGCGGGCATCGCATGAAGGCGCTGCTCAGACGCATGCTCGACGAAAGCGAGTTTCTCTCCGACCACGGCGTGCGCGCGCTGTCGCGGGTGCATCGCGACAATCCGTTCGTGTTCTATCACAACGGTGACAGCTTCTCGGTGCAGTATCTGCCGGCCGAGTCGAACTCGCGCGTGTTTGGCGGCAACTCGAACTGGCGCGGGCCGATCTGGATGCCGGTGAACTATCTGCTGATCGCGTCGCTGCACGAATTTCATCGCTATTACGGCGATGATTTCCGCGTGGAGTATCCGACCGGCTCGGGACAAAAGTTTTCGCTGAAACAGATCGCCGACGAACTCGCGCGCCGTCTGACCACGCTCTTCTTGCTCGACAAGAACGGCGAACGTCCGGTGATGGCGGCGTATCCGCAACTCCAGGCGGACCCGCGTTCGCGCGATCTCGTGTTGTTCCACGAATACTTTCACGGCGACAACGGACGCGGCGTGGGCGCATCGCATCAGACCGGCTGGAGCGGGCTTGTTGCGTTGCTGTTGCAGCCCTTGGCGATGGGACCGTCAGGCGTCGTGCCGCTCGCCGGCGAAACCGATGCCGAGGTGCAGGAGTTTGCCGGCGCCAAGTAA
- a CDS encoding FdhF/YdeP family oxidoreductase codes for MKKPEARIEPYTHPAAGWGALKQVAINLVKEKVAGGNYRTLFKQNQPDGFDCPGCAWPDRAHASTFEFCENGVKAVAAEATAKRVTPAFFEEHTVTSLMAQSDYELEQHGRLTDPLVYDAKRDRYVPIEWDAAFALIASHINKLDHPDKAAFYTSGRASNEAAFLYQLFVRMVGTNNFPDCSNMCHEATSRGLPHTVGVGKGTVTLDDFEHADTLLLFGQNPATNHPRMLGELRDCAKRGATIVSINPLKERGLERFASPQHTLDMLSPKGVKISSVFIRPKVGGDFALIKGVAKRVIELDDAALANGQARVLDVDFIAQHTVGFDSFAADLRAENWEMIVAESGVAIDEILKLADIYAQGRAVISTWGMGLTQHKNSVPIVQLLSNLMMMRGNIGRRGAGLCPVRGHSNVQGDRTVGIEEKPTQAFLDKLGAAYDFEPPREHGYDVVESIHAMLEGRVKVFIGLGGNFSIATPDTPRTWEAMRSCDLTVHITTKLNRSHLVHGRDALILPTLGRTEIDMQNGVAQGVSVEDSMSMVHISYGMNKPASPNLLSEVAIVARMAHATLGSGKVDWLAHANDYALIRDGIEKVVEGFERYNERLKQPGGFHLGVASRERVWKTPSGKAQFIVHAIAVDTPIHRARALHGARLMTLMTTRSHDQYNTTIYGLDDRYRGVYGQRRVLFANREDIDMLGFEPGDLVDITSVWDDDVVRQVDGFTLVAYDIPRGCLGAYYPETNPLVPLSSTADGAGTPTSKSIPVLLSSANEIRQSAAA; via the coding sequence ATGAAGAAGCCCGAAGCTCGCATCGAACCGTACACGCACCCCGCCGCAGGCTGGGGCGCGCTCAAACAGGTGGCTATCAATCTCGTCAAGGAGAAGGTCGCGGGCGGCAATTACCGGACGCTCTTCAAGCAGAATCAGCCGGATGGCTTCGACTGCCCTGGTTGCGCGTGGCCGGACCGGGCGCATGCATCGACATTTGAATTCTGCGAAAACGGCGTCAAGGCCGTTGCCGCCGAAGCCACGGCGAAGCGCGTCACGCCCGCGTTCTTCGAGGAGCACACGGTGACTTCGCTGATGGCGCAGTCGGACTACGAACTCGAACAGCATGGCCGCCTGACCGACCCGCTTGTCTACGACGCCAAGCGCGACCGTTATGTGCCGATAGAATGGGACGCGGCGTTCGCGCTAATCGCATCGCACATCAACAAGCTGGACCATCCGGACAAGGCCGCGTTCTACACGTCCGGCCGCGCAAGCAACGAAGCCGCTTTCCTTTATCAGCTCTTCGTGCGGATGGTCGGCACGAACAATTTCCCCGACTGCTCGAACATGTGCCACGAGGCAACGAGCCGTGGCCTGCCGCATACCGTGGGCGTCGGCAAGGGCACGGTGACGCTCGACGACTTCGAACACGCCGACACGCTGCTGCTCTTCGGTCAGAATCCGGCGACCAATCATCCGCGCATGCTCGGCGAGTTGCGCGACTGCGCGAAACGTGGCGCGACCATCGTGTCGATCAATCCGCTGAAAGAACGCGGCCTCGAACGGTTCGCGAGCCCGCAGCACACACTCGACATGCTTTCGCCCAAGGGCGTGAAGATCAGCTCCGTATTCATCCGCCCGAAAGTGGGTGGCGACTTCGCGCTCATCAAGGGCGTGGCGAAACGCGTGATCGAACTCGACGATGCCGCGCTCGCCAATGGCCAGGCCCGCGTGCTCGATGTCGATTTCATCGCGCAACACACGGTTGGCTTCGACAGCTTCGCCGCCGACTTGCGCGCCGAGAACTGGGAGATGATCGTCGCGGAATCGGGCGTGGCCATCGACGAAATCTTGAAGCTCGCCGATATCTACGCGCAAGGCCGCGCCGTCATCTCGACGTGGGGCATGGGCCTCACGCAGCACAAGAATTCAGTGCCGATCGTGCAGTTGCTGTCCAACCTGATGATGATGCGCGGCAATATCGGCCGGCGCGGCGCGGGGCTTTGCCCGGTGCGCGGCCATTCGAACGTGCAGGGAGATCGCACGGTGGGTATCGAGGAAAAGCCGACGCAGGCGTTTCTCGACAAGCTCGGCGCGGCATACGACTTCGAGCCGCCGCGCGAGCACGGTTACGACGTGGTCGAATCCATTCACGCGATGCTCGAAGGCCGCGTGAAGGTGTTCATCGGGCTGGGCGGCAATTTTTCGATCGCCACGCCCGACACGCCGCGCACCTGGGAAGCAATGCGTTCGTGCGACCTCACCGTGCATATCACGACCAAGCTGAATCGCAGCCATCTCGTGCATGGCCGCGACGCGCTCATTCTGCCGACGCTCGGCCGTACCGAGATCGACATGCAGAACGGCGTGGCGCAAGGCGTGAGCGTGGAAGACTCGATGAGCATGGTCCACATCTCGTATGGCATGAACAAGCCCGCTTCGCCGAATCTGCTTTCCGAGGTGGCGATCGTCGCGCGCATGGCGCATGCGACGCTCGGTTCGGGCAAGGTGGACTGGCTTGCGCACGCGAACGACTACGCGCTGATTCGCGACGGCATAGAAAAAGTGGTCGAGGGCTTCGAGCGCTATAACGAGCGGTTGAAGCAACCCGGCGGCTTTCATCTGGGCGTGGCTTCACGCGAGCGCGTCTGGAAGACGCCGAGCGGCAAGGCGCAGTTCATCGTGCACGCCATTGCCGTCGATACGCCGATTCACCGCGCCCGCGCCCTGCATGGCGCGCGCCTGATGACGCTCATGACCACGCGCTCGCACGATCAGTACAACACGACGATCTACGGACTCGACGACCGCTATCGTGGCGTGTACGGACAGCGGCGCGTGCTCTTTGCGAACCGCGAGGATATCGACATGCTCGGCTTCGAACCGGGCGACCTCGTGGATATCACGAGTGTCTGGGATGACGATGTCGTGCGCCAGGTGGACGGCTTCACCCTCGTTGCGTACGACATTCCTCGTGGATGCCTGGGCGCATACTATCCTGAGACCAACCCGCTAGTGCCGTTGTCGTCCACTGCTGATGGTGCCGGGACGCCGACTTCGAAGTCCATTCCCGTGTTGCTGAGTTCCGCGAACGAAATCCGCCAGAGCGCTGCTGCTTGA
- a CDS encoding PLP-dependent aminotransferase family protein, with protein sequence MTLYEKLADEIEAAVRRGVFAPGERIASVRQASQQHGVSIKTVLHAYALLEGRGVLETRPQSGYFVRARPKAETPRDETKRRARPVAVASEVDVSRLVLATLRSIRAHDAVPFGSPYPDPEPFPWRRINQYANAIARRHTSWNLIDDLPPGNPELIRQIARRYAENGVSVDPAEIVITVGATEAINLSLQAVAKPGDTVAVESPTYYAMLHAIERLGMRAIEVPTHAVDGIDIEALAQIIGKRKIAACMVMPNFQNPLGFLMPDARKRQLVELLSEHEIPVIENDVYHELYFGDARPTTLKSFDTKGLVLHCASFSKSLTASYRIGWAMPGRFRAQVEKLKFLNTLTTPSVPQVAVADYLRQDGYDRHLRGVRKLYQQQARIMRAMVERFFPAGTRTSAPQGGYVLWVELPERVDSMQLYRAALECGITVGPGYMFSTRNAFSHFIRLNYSYPWTAQSEAALQRLGELVGEIDRRAARDDIEKET encoded by the coding sequence GTGACCCTCTACGAAAAGCTCGCCGATGAGATCGAAGCCGCCGTGCGCCGTGGCGTGTTCGCGCCGGGCGAGCGCATTGCGTCGGTGCGGCAGGCGAGCCAGCAGCACGGCGTGAGCATCAAGACCGTGCTGCATGCCTATGCGTTGCTCGAAGGCCGCGGCGTGCTGGAAACGCGTCCGCAATCCGGCTATTTCGTGCGCGCCAGACCCAAGGCCGAAACGCCGCGTGACGAGACGAAGCGCCGCGCGCGTCCCGTGGCGGTGGCTTCCGAAGTGGACGTAAGCCGGCTCGTGCTCGCCACGCTGCGCAGCATCCGCGCGCACGACGCCGTGCCGTTCGGCTCGCCGTATCCCGATCCCGAGCCGTTCCCCTGGCGGCGCATCAACCAGTACGCAAACGCCATCGCGCGGCGGCACACGAGCTGGAATCTCATCGACGATCTGCCGCCCGGCAACCCCGAGCTCATCCGCCAGATCGCGCGGCGCTACGCGGAGAACGGCGTGAGCGTGGACCCGGCCGAAATCGTGATTACGGTCGGCGCGACCGAAGCGATCAATCTGAGTTTGCAGGCGGTCGCGAAGCCGGGCGATACCGTGGCCGTCGAGTCGCCAACGTATTACGCGATGCTGCACGCCATCGAGCGGCTCGGCATGCGCGCGATCGAGGTGCCGACGCATGCCGTCGATGGCATCGACATCGAGGCGCTGGCGCAGATCATCGGCAAAAGAAAGATTGCTGCTTGCATGGTGATGCCGAATTTTCAGAACCCGCTCGGCTTTCTGATGCCGGATGCGCGCAAGCGGCAACTCGTCGAATTGCTGAGCGAGCACGAGATACCGGTGATCGAAAACGACGTGTATCACGAGCTCTATTTCGGCGATGCGCGGCCTACGACACTCAAAAGTTTCGATACCAAGGGGCTCGTGCTTCACTGCGCGTCGTTTTCGAAGAGTCTCACGGCGTCGTATCGAATCGGCTGGGCGATGCCGGGACGTTTTCGCGCGCAAGTCGAGAAGCTCAAGTTCCTCAACACGCTGACCACGCCTTCGGTGCCGCAAGTCGCCGTCGCCGATTATCTTCGTCAGGACGGTTACGACCGGCATCTGCGCGGCGTGCGCAAGCTCTATCAGCAACAGGCGCGCATCATGCGTGCGATGGTCGAGCGCTTCTTTCCGGCGGGCACGCGCACGTCCGCGCCACAGGGCGGTTATGTGCTTTGGGTCGAATTGCCGGAGCGCGTCGATTCGATGCAGCTTTATCGCGCGGCGCTCGAATGCGGTATCACGGTCGGGCCGGGCTATATGTTCTCGACGCGCAATGCCTTCAGCCACTTCATTCGCCTGAACTACAGCTATCCGTGGACCGCGCAGAGCGAGGCGGCGTTGCAGCGTTTGGGCGAACTCGTCGGCGAAATCGATCGGCGCGCGGCACGAGACGACATAGAGAAGGAGACATAG
- a CDS encoding helix-turn-helix domain-containing protein, protein MSDDIDPILVAVLAQLWRARRESPEKPWSLAKLAKQSDLPMSALRRQLTGLADAGLIEMTITEEGAGSAWLSAEGVTLCAAVFGAEG, encoded by the coding sequence ATGAGCGATGACATCGATCCCATACTCGTCGCCGTTCTGGCGCAACTCTGGCGCGCGCGTCGGGAGAGCCCGGAGAAACCGTGGTCGCTTGCGAAGTTGGCGAAGCAGTCCGATTTGCCGATGAGCGCGTTGCGGCGGCAGCTTACCGGGCTCGCGGATGCGGGGCTGATCGAGATGACGATCACGGAAGAGGGCGCGGGAAGTGCGTGGTTGAGCGCCGAAGGGGTGACGTTATGTGCGGCGGTGTTTGGGGCGGAAGGGTGA
- a CDS encoding PLP-dependent aminotransferase family protein translates to MDIHITLHGRHDLTGQIYGQLRAGIIEGRLAAHARLPSTRDLAAQLGVSRKTTLDVFDRLIAEGFLRTRAGDGTFVADGLTRLPAARAEPTSARARATGIWRKMPERMSMPMPPADITLDCDFKGGVTDKTLFPFDAWRRCVNQALRTQARTGGGVASYRDPAGEQELRLGIARYLAFSRAVVCNWQDVLVTQGAQQALDLLARVVVQPGDVVAMEEPGYPPARAIFSALHARIAHVPVDEHGIVVDKLPRNTRLVYVTPSHQFPLGMPMSLARRIELLEWAAKRGAVIVEDDYDGEFRFEGRPVESLKSLDHAGLVAYVGTFSKTLFPDLRIGYVVPPATLSEPLWNARQVCDLHGCMLTQTALGAFMLDGEYAKHLRRMHKAYAQRRAALIAHLTGALAHWFEPMPSTAGIHLVARLLEPWQEARVVAAAREAQVGLYGIAPFYAGKPLLQGVLLGYGGTSVPAIERGLKRLAGVMAGMRA, encoded by the coding sequence TTGGACATCCACATCACCCTGCACGGCCGTCACGACCTCACGGGCCAGATCTACGGCCAGTTGCGCGCGGGCATCATCGAAGGGAGGCTTGCCGCTCATGCGCGCCTGCCGTCCACGCGCGATCTCGCCGCGCAGCTCGGCGTGTCTCGCAAGACGACGCTCGATGTATTCGATCGCCTGATCGCCGAAGGTTTTCTTCGCACTCGCGCCGGCGATGGGACCTTCGTCGCCGATGGCCTCACGCGTCTGCCCGCCGCCCGCGCCGAGCCGACCTCGGCGCGCGCCCGCGCCACCGGCATCTGGCGCAAGATGCCCGAACGCATGTCGATGCCCATGCCGCCCGCCGACATCACGCTCGACTGCGATTTCAAGGGCGGCGTGACCGACAAGACGCTTTTCCCCTTCGATGCCTGGCGCCGCTGCGTCAACCAGGCGCTGCGCACGCAGGCGCGCACGGGCGGCGGCGTGGCGTCGTATCGCGATCCGGCCGGCGAGCAGGAGCTACGGCTCGGCATTGCGCGCTATCTGGCGTTCAGCCGCGCGGTGGTGTGCAACTGGCAGGACGTTCTCGTGACGCAAGGCGCACAGCAGGCGCTCGATCTGCTCGCGCGCGTGGTGGTCCAGCCGGGCGATGTCGTCGCGATGGAAGAGCCGGGTTATCCGCCTGCGCGCGCCATCTTCTCGGCGCTGCACGCGCGCATTGCGCACGTTCCCGTCGATGAGCACGGGATCGTCGTGGACAAGTTGCCGCGCAATACACGGCTCGTCTACGTGACGCCGTCGCATCAGTTTCCGCTCGGCATGCCGATGAGTCTCGCGCGCCGGATCGAACTACTCGAATGGGCAGCCAAACGCGGCGCGGTGATCGTCGAGGATGACTACGACGGCGAGTTTCGCTTCGAAGGGCGGCCGGTCGAGTCGCTGAAGAGCCTGGATCATGCAGGGTTGGTCGCGTATGTCGGCACGTTCTCGAAGACGCTTTTTCCGGATTTGCGGATTGGCTACGTGGTGCCGCCCGCGACGCTTTCCGAGCCGCTCTGGAACGCGCGGCAAGTTTGCGATCTGCACGGCTGCATGCTCACGCAGACAGCGCTCGGCGCCTTCATGCTGGATGGCGAATATGCGAAACATTTGCGCCGCATGCACAAGGCGTATGCGCAACGCCGTGCCGCGTTGATCGCGCATCTGACTGGCGCTCTCGCGCACTGGTTCGAGCCGATGCCATCGACGGCCGGCATCCATCTGGTCGCGCGGCTTTTAGAGCCGTGGCAGGAAGCGCGCGTGGTCGCGGCGGCGCGCGAGGCGCAAGTGGGGTTGTACGGCATCGCGCCGTTTTATGCGGGCAAGCCGCTCTTGCAAGGCGTGTTGCTTGGATATGGCGGGACGAGCGTCCCGGCTATCGAGCGTGGGTTGAAGCGGCTGGCGGGGGTTATGGCGGGGATGAGGGCGTAG
- a CDS encoding TAXI family TRAP transporter solute-binding subunit, whose protein sequence is MFSTKIMRNAARGALALLAVIGFASVTGTSFAADAVPYKITTGPDRGTYIQIGQDLSKYVADPAGMELEVLSSKGSAENVQRMRYEPGVKFALVQSDVYQAYVDMAASGNADAGNIIKPLRLIMPLYDEEIYFVVRSDSPLKYIQEIKDKNISVGLLGSGTAQSSATLYRLMFGEPIADQNAQHYSNEDALAKLIVRKIDVAVIVAGQPAKLFQDMNPELLQQIKLLRLDPAAPETARAKQTYFPATIRTSSYPNWIQEDTPTLTVKAFLVTYDYGLRGTVGAMSKFADSLCTNFDTLQASGHPKWKQVHLELPPLTKGWKYYPPVEKHLRSCIAKRAALAQQSQGGAQTVSARSTDGAAPKMKKASCTAQEKVLLLCDQ, encoded by the coding sequence ATGTTCTCCACGAAAATCATGCGGAACGCCGCGCGAGGTGCGCTTGCCCTCCTTGCCGTAATTGGTTTCGCAAGCGTCACGGGGACGAGTTTCGCCGCCGACGCCGTGCCCTACAAAATCACTACCGGGCCGGATCGCGGCACGTATATCCAGATCGGTCAGGACCTGTCCAAGTACGTGGCCGACCCCGCCGGCATGGAACTGGAAGTGCTTTCTTCCAAAGGATCGGCGGAAAACGTGCAGCGCATGCGCTATGAACCCGGCGTGAAATTCGCGCTCGTTCAGTCGGACGTATATCAGGCTTACGTCGATATGGCCGCGTCCGGTAACGCCGATGCCGGCAATATCATCAAGCCGCTGCGCCTCATCATGCCGCTTTACGACGAAGAGATTTACTTCGTCGTGCGTTCGGATTCGCCGCTCAAGTACATCCAGGAAATCAAGGACAAGAACATTAGCGTGGGGCTGCTCGGAAGCGGCACGGCGCAGTCGTCGGCGACGCTGTATCGGCTGATGTTCGGTGAACCTATCGCCGATCAGAACGCGCAGCACTATAGCAACGAGGACGCGCTCGCAAAGCTGATCGTGCGCAAGATCGACGTCGCGGTGATCGTCGCGGGACAGCCTGCCAAGCTCTTTCAGGACATGAACCCGGAACTGCTGCAGCAGATCAAGCTGTTGCGTCTGGACCCGGCCGCGCCTGAAACCGCGCGCGCCAAGCAAACGTATTTCCCGGCGACGATCCGCACATCGAGCTATCCGAACTGGATTCAGGAGGACACGCCAACGCTCACGGTCAAGGCGTTCCTCGTGACGTATGACTATGGTCTGCGCGGCACCGTCGGCGCGATGTCGAAATTCGCCGATTCGCTCTGCACGAACTTCGATACGCTGCAGGCGAGCGGGCATCCGAAGTGGAAACAGGTGCATCTCGAACTGCCGCCGCTGACGAAGGGCTGGAAGTACTATCCGCCGGTTGAAAAGCATTTGCGGTCGTGCATCGCCAAGCGCGCGGCGCTCGCGCAGCAATCGCAAGGCGGCGCGCAGACCGTATCGGCGCGTTCGACGGATGGCGCCGCGCCAAAAATGAAGAAAGCAAGTTGCACCGCGCAGGAGAAGGTGTTGTTGCTGTGCGATCAATGA